ATCGATGGATTTACAATTAAATATATTTGCTGTTAAATCATAACATGGTTTAAATAGTATGTTGTTGATTATTATCAGGATTTACAAGATTTTAGCGTTAATGGAATGTAGAAAACAATCTTTTAGCCTTGATGTTGCGGCTATTTAAACTTTATTTTATCAGGCCGAAATAAGATTAAATAGCCTTATTGTTGACGTTTATTTATTACGAATATATATTTCCTCTGCTTTTAGCAATCCATTTCAACAATAATTCTCTTTTCTATGAAAGTATCCGTTAATAGTAATCTACAATCAGCGTACAGCAATCAGTACCTCAACGAAACAGCACAATGGCGAGGCTTGGGGGCTATTCAAAAAGCCCAAAATATCAAAGATATTACCCAAGGATATACTTTCAATAAGGTATTGGAAGTAGGAGCAGGCGATGGCAGTGTATTACTAGAACTTAGCAAGGTATCGTTTGCCAAAGAGTTTTCAGCTTTAGAAATTTCGGAAAGTGGTGTGGACAAAATCAAAGAAAAGCAGATTCCCAATTTGGTATCGGTAATGTTATTTGATGGGTATTCATTACCTTTTGCAGACAAATCCTTTGATTTGGTGATACTGACGCACGTTCTAGAGCACGTAGAACACGAACGCCTCTTACTAAAAGAACTGCATCGGGTAGCAAAGTATTTGGTCATAGAAGTACCTAAAGACTATAGGTTTGGGGCAGACAAAAAGGTAAAACACTTTTTGTCGTATGGTCATATCAACCTTTATACACCTACATCGTTGAAGTTTTTACTAAAAACCGAAAACTTTATTATCCATCGCGAGCTTACCCGCCTTTATAACAAAGGTACTTTCTTGTTTGGCAAAACCTCTTTTATACATCGGCTAAAGGCTTATCTGGTTTATTATTTCAAGTATGTTTTTATCAATACGCCTTTTCCGTATATCAATCATAAATTTATTAATACCATTACCTTGCTGGTAGAAGCCGAAAATACCAGTATCTCTATTTTCTAAACGCTATGGAAACAAAGAATGCCTTTATTGAGCAAGCCAACCTTGGAGAAAACAAACTTTGGCAATATATAGTAGGCTTTGTGGTGGTACTATTGGGTTTAATCCTATTTTCGTATCCACAAGTACTTGTTACCGACCTTCATACCCAAAAACCTACGGTGGCTTCTCACTGGTATTTGATGATAGCTATTTTGAGCTTTATTGGAGGTATTTTGGCATTATGGTTTTGGCTTTCGCAAATGCACCGCAGGCCATTAGTATCGCTAATAACTCCCAATAGTAGCGTGAATTGGACACGGGTGCTGTATTCGGGCTTGTTGTGGTTTGGGTGTACTGTTGTTATAGAAATGGTTTTTTATGGTTTTGACCCAAGTATGTATCGTTTTAGCCTAAACTTAGAGCAATGGATACCTACATTTGTGGTAGGAATAATATTTATTCCTATTCAATCATCGTGCGAAGAGTTGATTTTCAGAGGGTATTTATTGCAAGGTATTGGTTCTCGAAATATTGTGGTGGGGGTACTCGTAAGTTCTATCCTGTTTGGGCTTATGCACAGTTTTAACCCCGAAACCCAGAAGGTGGGTTTTGCTTTGGCCATGAGTTATTACATAAGTGTAGGGTTATTTTTTGCCCTATTAACCTATTTTGACCAAAAAATGGAACTTGCTTTAGGGATTCATGCTTCTAATAATATCTATTCGTTTCTGTTTGTTTCGTATCCCGATAGTGCTTTGCCTTCACCATCTGTGTTTTCGTTAACGTCGCTTAATTTTTCTTTGATGATTTTGGGCTGGGGTATTGCTGTTGTATTATATGTGCTGATTGCCAGAAAGGTGTTTCATTTGAAGTTTGGGACAAACTAAAAATCACTAAGCAGAGTAGATACAAACCAGAGGATTATTCTACTATTTGGCAAAATTTAAAATTGAGTAGAAGCCCCATTTTAATCGCTCAGTTACCTCTAAAATTACATATTATTTTATATCGTCATTATCAGTAGCTATGCAACTATCAGAAATCTGGATTTATCCTATAAAATCATTGGGTGGTATTCGTCTAACACAAGCAAACATTTTGGAAAGAGGTTTGGAAAATGACCGCAGGTGGATGCTTGTTGATGAAAAAGGTGTTTTTTTGACACAACGACAGTTTGCTCAATTGGCCTTATTTCAGCCAAGTATTCAACATGGGCAAGTAACCGTTGTCCATCGTCCTAGTAATGAGGCTATTATTTTTGGTATCAACGAATATTTGGCCGAGCAATTTGATGTAATAGTGTGGGACGATACCATGCCTGCCAACGAGGTGAATACAAAGGTGAGTGATTGGTTTTCAAAAAAACTAGATATGTCGGTACGTTTGGTATATATGCCCGATACCACAGAGCGAAAAGTAGACCCTCAGTATGCCTTGAATACAGCCGATATTACGTCTTTTTCAGATGGTTATCCTATCCTTATTATAGGCCAAGCCTCTTTGGACGACCTCAATAATAAACTTTCTTCGCCTATTCCGATTAATCGCTTTCGTCCAAATTTTGTCTTTACTAGTGGACAGCCATTTGAGGAAGAAACATGGCATGAATTTACGATAGGCACAACTACCTTTTGGGGAGTAAAACCCTGTTCAAGGTGTATTATGACGACAGTCGACCATGAGAAGGGAGAAAAAACAGGGAAAGACCCACTTTACACTTTGTCGAAATACCGAAAAGTAGGTAACAAAATATTATTTGGTCAAAACCTTTTGATTGGAAACACAGGAACTGTAACTGTTGGTGATGCTATTGTGGTACAATCAACTAGAGTTTTACCAAAGTTTAAAATAGATTAACCCCTATTCAAAACAGAAGAAGTCTGGATATTTACCAATATCCTCTGTGGCGTTAGGGCAACTGAATGAGGAATACCAATATCTTGAAAATATTGAATTATTTAAGCTTAGACGTAGCTCTGGGTGCAATGGTTTGTCATGCCACATTCACGAAGCTACCCGATGGGCATCATTATATAGACAGCATTAGTACCTATTTGTTGGGCGTGTCGGTTTTTATTATTTATACCCTCGACCGCCTGCTTGACAATAAGAAAATCGGGCAAATTCCTACACAACGCCATTTGTTTCATAAACAGTTTGAGAAACCCCTCAAGTTGGCAGTGGTGTTGAGCCTTTTGGCAGGATTATTATTACTAAGCAAAATTTCGTACCCAACGCTAATGCTTGGTTTTAGTATTAGCTTTATTACAATAATCTATTTGTCTATTGTCAGTAAGCTCTCGATAGATAGCATTCTACAAGCTTATAAAGAACCAATTACAGCCCTAGTATATGCAGCAGGTGTATGGGGTACAGCTATGGTGCAACACCCACACGAATTATCGCTGGCAGATTGGATGATTGGACTAGTTTTTTTGTTAATTGCTTTTCAAAACCTATTATTGTTTTCTACTTACGAGCAAAAAAACTTTCCTCAAGTACATTCGTTGGCATCGGTGTGGGGCTTTGAGAGGTCTAAAAATATCATTCGATTATTGTTTGGATTGGTGTTATCAATAGCCCTGTGGAATTATTATGGTATAACGTCTAGTTTTCAGAAAAACATATTTGTCATTGAAACGGCCATGAGCTTAGTGCTGTTTGTGGTGTGCAATATAGAGTCTTTTTTTATCAAAAATGAACGGTATCGTTGGATTGGCGATGCCATCTTCTTTTTTCCTATCTTACTTTTAATATGATGAGTAAACCACCACCACCCCATGAAATAAAGGTTAGGCAGTCGCCGTATATTGCCTTAAAATATCCACAGTTTGTGGCATACATGTTTGCCAATAGTCTTTTTACTATGGCTTTATTGATTCAGGAAGTAATTCTTGGATACGAGCTTTACAAAATTACGCACGACCCTCTTGCTTTGGGGCTTATAGGTTTAGCAGAGGCTTTACCCTATATTTCACTGGCATTATTTGGCGGGCATTTTGCCGATCGTCGCAACAAAAAAACCATCTTGATGGTAAGCTTATCGGTGATTATATTGGGGTCAGTCATTTTGGTATGGGCTACACATTCTAGTGCAAAGCTAGCACATGAGCAAATGCTCTTTTTGATTTATAGCGTTATCTTTTTGATTGGTTTGGCTAAAGGGTTTTATAGCCCAGCGTCGTCGTCGCTCAATCCCTTTTTAGTACCTATCGAAGTATTTGCCAATGCAACAACGTGGTCGAGTTCTTTTTGGCAGGCAGGGGCTATTTTAGGGCCAGGGTTGGCAGGGTTTCTTTATGCGTATTTGGGTTTAACGCATTCTCTTTGGGTAGTTACGGGGTTGCTGTTGGTAGTGATGATTCTTATTAGTACAATCACCGCACCGCCAATTCCTGAGCAAAAGGAAGAAAAAGTTAATATTTTCAAGAGCCTGAAAGAAGGTATCGTGTTTGTTTTCAAAACCAAAATAATATTATATTCTATTTCATTAGACTTGTTTTCGGTATTATTTGGTGGGGTAATAGCCTTGCTACCTATTTTTGCCGAAGATATTCTAAAAGTAGGAGCAGAGGGCTTGGGTATTTTGCGGGCTGCTCCATCGGTTGGGGCTATACTTACTATGTTTGTTATGGTATATTTCCCTCCATTAAACAACGCTTGGCGAAACTTATTGCTAGCAGTAGTAGGCTTTGGCTTAGCTACATTGGTATTTGCATTATCTACCAATTTTTGGTTATCGGTCATAGCTCTATTTCTTACGGGAGCATTTGATAGTGTTAGCGTTATTATTCGTCAAACAGTACTACGCTTTTTTACACCCGACGAAATGCGAGGAAGGGTATCGGCTGTAAATGGTATTTTTGTAAGTTCATCCAACGAGCTAGGAGCATTTGAGTCGGGCTTATTGGCCAAGCTGATGGGTACAATACCATCGGTGGTATTTGGCGGAGCTATGACTGTCATCATCGTTTCGGTGGTGTGGCTTCGTTCAAAAGAACTTTTCAAAATGAAAATAGCCCATTGATAAAACGAAGGAATATTTTGTACGGTTTTCTTCTAAGATTCTAAAAGCTGTTTAAATCAAGAAGAAAAGTTTTTGATTCAAAATATTATCTTTTTGCTAATTCATTCTTGTTCTTTGCCAACGAACTCACGCTTTTATAAAGGGGAAGGTTGAGTAACTTCCTTCTAAATATGGTGAAAATTGGCACGTTATTTGTTTTTTAACTAACAATTTCATTGCTCTTGATGAAAGACAAATACCCATAAAGTAGTTAAATATAAAGTATATAATTGTTTGTTGGTGAGGCTCAAACAATTTTTGTCGCCACTAAATGCCATTATTGTTAGGGCTAAATAATCTTATTAATATGTCAACTTTATGTCTTACTTACTTTGTAAAAACGATTTAGCCTAAGAAATCCCATCATGAAAAAACAATTTAAAATATCTTATTATGTATCGTTGTTGTTTCTTTTGTCGAGCCAACTGTCGTTTGGTCAGGCAAAATTGAAAGCTGCCAACAAGGAATACGAGCAGTTGAGTTATGTCAGTGCTATTAAGTTGTATGAGGAAGTG
The DNA window shown above is from Flectobacillus major DSM 103 and carries:
- a CDS encoding class I SAM-dependent methyltransferase; amino-acid sequence: MKVSVNSNLQSAYSNQYLNETAQWRGLGAIQKAQNIKDITQGYTFNKVLEVGAGDGSVLLELSKVSFAKEFSALEISESGVDKIKEKQIPNLVSVMLFDGYSLPFADKSFDLVILTHVLEHVEHERLLLKELHRVAKYLVIEVPKDYRFGADKKVKHFLSYGHINLYTPTSLKFLLKTENFIIHRELTRLYNKGTFLFGKTSFIHRLKAYLVYYFKYVFINTPFPYINHKFINTITLLVEAENTSISIF
- a CDS encoding CPBP family intramembrane glutamic endopeptidase gives rise to the protein METKNAFIEQANLGENKLWQYIVGFVVVLLGLILFSYPQVLVTDLHTQKPTVASHWYLMIAILSFIGGILALWFWLSQMHRRPLVSLITPNSSVNWTRVLYSGLLWFGCTVVIEMVFYGFDPSMYRFSLNLEQWIPTFVVGIIFIPIQSSCEELIFRGYLLQGIGSRNIVVGVLVSSILFGLMHSFNPETQKVGFALAMSYYISVGLFFALLTYFDQKMELALGIHASNNIYSFLFVSYPDSALPSPSVFSLTSLNFSLMILGWGIAVVLYVLIARKVFHLKFGTN
- a CDS encoding MOSC domain-containing protein, whose translation is MQLSEIWIYPIKSLGGIRLTQANILERGLENDRRWMLVDEKGVFLTQRQFAQLALFQPSIQHGQVTVVHRPSNEAIIFGINEYLAEQFDVIVWDDTMPANEVNTKVSDWFSKKLDMSVRLVYMPDTTERKVDPQYALNTADITSFSDGYPILIIGQASLDDLNNKLSSPIPINRFRPNFVFTSGQPFEEETWHEFTIGTTTFWGVKPCSRCIMTTVDHEKGEKTGKDPLYTLSKYRKVGNKILFGQNLLIGNTGTVTVGDAIVVQSTRVLPKFKID
- a CDS encoding MFS transporter; translated protein: MMSKPPPPHEIKVRQSPYIALKYPQFVAYMFANSLFTMALLIQEVILGYELYKITHDPLALGLIGLAEALPYISLALFGGHFADRRNKKTILMVSLSVIILGSVILVWATHSSAKLAHEQMLFLIYSVIFLIGLAKGFYSPASSSLNPFLVPIEVFANATTWSSSFWQAGAILGPGLAGFLYAYLGLTHSLWVVTGLLLVVMILISTITAPPIPEQKEEKVNIFKSLKEGIVFVFKTKIILYSISLDLFSVLFGGVIALLPIFAEDILKVGAEGLGILRAAPSVGAILTMFVMVYFPPLNNAWRNLLLAVVGFGLATLVFALSTNFWLSVIALFLTGAFDSVSVIIRQTVLRFFTPDEMRGRVSAVNGIFVSSSNELGAFESGLLAKLMGTIPSVVFGGAMTVIIVSVVWLRSKELFKMKIAH